One window of the Yamadazyma tenuis chromosome 6, complete sequence genome contains the following:
- a CDS encoding uncharacterized protein (EggNog:ENOG503NWMD; MEROPS:MER0011785; COG:S) translates to MDVRKFYNNPVTNLLRRKGTASSSTPTARTPKINHYKRSTPPISVPLNKLFSNTFPLSIHESIQDYKVKDDLFSFQHNLLSTLPFYPNPDKDGRSSEVIQVPIDENNNYINEYVIYPNHKTKKAYASANHLVMVHGYGSGLGLFLKNFGAVTMDNWVVHAIDLFGYGCSSRPPFTPTSFEQVEAWFHDSFATWMRRRQIPRQNALVMAHSMGAYLMASYGINVDPDFCRRLVMVSPGGIIDHKKPIVIPAYFERLWERNISPFSLVRKASFYGSKLVSGWSYRRFSELPDSERVSLHKYVYGIFQARGSGEYMLNYLLKPGANPRHPMVDRKIERCNCQFDWWYGQDDWMNVHGGEVCSERLRRSGKSSTVVEIADAGHHVYLDNATEFNRMLVEKMRDW, encoded by the coding sequence ATGGATGTTCGAAAGTTTTACAATAACCCGGTCACCAACCTTCTCCGAAGGAAAGGAACCGCCAGTTCTAGCACTCCCACAGCCAGAACCCCGAAAATAAACCACTATAAGCGGTCAACTCCTCCCATCTCCGTCCCCCTCAACAAACTCTTCTCAAACACCTTTCCACTAAGCATCCACGAAAGCATTCAAGATTACAAAGTCAAGGACGATTTGTTCCTGTTTCAGCATAACCTCTTGTCGACGCTTCCGTTCTATCCCAACCCTGACAAAGACGGCCGCAGCTCGGAGGTTATTCAGGTTCCTATTGATGAGAACAACAATTACATCAATGAGTACGTGATCTAtcccaaccacaaaaccaaaaagGCCTACGCATCCGCCAACCACTTGGTAATGGTGCACGGATATGGGTCGGGCTTAGGGctctttttgaagaactttggaGCCGTCACCATGGATAACTGGGTGGTTCATGCCATTGACTTATTTGGCTACGGATGTTCATCACGGCCCCCGTTCACCCCCACATCATTTGAGCAGGTGGAGGCATGGTTCCACGATTCATTCGCCACGTGGATGCGCCGGCGCCAGATCCCCCGCCAAAATGCCCTCGTGATGGCCCATTCCATGGGCGCATATTTAATGGCCAGCTACGGTATCAATGTTGACCCCGATTTCTGCCGGCGGCTTGTAATGGTTTCACCGGGGGGAATCATCGACCACAAGAAGCCGATTGTGATTCCGGCGTATTTTGAGCGGTTGTGGGAAAGAAACATAAGTCCGTTTTCTCTTGTGCGCAAGGCATCTTTCTATGGGTCCAAATTGGTGAGCGGATGGAGCTACCGGCGGTTCAGTGAGCTTCCGGACTCTGAGCGGGTTTCGCTCCACAAATACGTGTACGGAATCTTCCAGGCCCGGGGGTCGGGCGAGTACATGTTAAATTATCTTCTCAAGCCGGGCGCAAACCCGCGGCACCCGATGGTGGACCGCAAAATCGAGCGGTGTAACTGCCAGTTCGATTGGTGGTACGGCCAGGACGACTGGATGAATGTGCACGGTGGAGAGGTGTGCAGCGAGCGGCTCCGGCGGTCGGGAAAGTCTTCGACGGTGGTGGAAATTGCTGATGCCGGACACCATGTGTATTTGGATAATGCGACCGAGTTCAATCGGATGCTTGTGGAGAAGATGCGGGATTGGTGA
- the uba3 gene encoding NEDD8 activating enzyme (EggNog:ENOG503NU43; COG:O) — MVGVAQYFPPNKPFEAVQFTNDQFTDIKTSLDKTLGPEYVSSRPGGGGTSVAYLEGWRALNIANEIFGFNGWSSAIVGYTLDFCDTSRDGRISMGLSVVVRVTIKDGTYHEDIGYGYIDNAKSKAAAYEKCKKEALTDGVKRCLRCFGNVLGNCLYDKALMSKLRGIPKNTTDLGENDLYRDDTFTKIRDQRQHTTKVNIMPGKEKAEYKQKVDHKQTTDKEESSAGHKQPPPTDPKEATPATKQAPGQDEFDDSFLFSDDAEMNKIDDYEMEMIMNKSDKENEEPDIDNTFHKTNAPKDAVAPPIPFEVPLFVSAKRADLLNTTPSTDIPQFDPKFVSPNIRRTLDPTRSAPVRRNDISTSQTPSKPLPQSHKTFSSHIMNPGIDSLLRTIGPYNGAPNEYNYEFAKQQLRSSKILVIGAGGLGCEILKNLALTGFTDIHIIDMDSIDLSNLNRQFLFRKEDINKSKAEVAARFVKSRVKNRFLKIVPYYGRIQDKPVEYYQQFSCIICGLDSVEARRWINATVVAMVGPAMENLVPIIDGGTEGFRGQSRVIIPTVTSCYECTLHMLTPKVTYPVCTIANTPRLPEHCIEWASELAWGQKFSVKFDADNEQHVDWVFEQAQARGRQFHIGGITRSLTLGVVKSIIPSIASTNAIIAASCCNEAFKILTDNNGHLDNYMMYSGDDSVFTYTFEAAKNPGCPVCGTQTKTVRCQNWWTLETFISEMRTMPELQVKNPSLSTAGTKLYFAAPPSLYEATKQNLCKRVKDLVSEDDEIAITDSSLPISLRVKLEFEGPESEPANIDVLVS, encoded by the exons ATGGTGGGTGTAGCACAGTATTTTCCTCCCAACAAGCCATTCGAAGCGGTTCAGTTCACCAACGACCAGTTTACAGATATAAAGACGTCGCTCGACAAGACTTTGGGCCCGGAGTATGTGAGCTCACGTCCTGGCGGCGGTGGCACGTCTGTTGCGTATCTCGAAGGCTGGAGAGCCCTCAATATTGCCAACGAGATTTTTGGGTTCAACGGCTGGAGCTCAGCCATCGTGGGGTACACGCTAGACTTCTGTGATACCCTGCGAGATGGCCGTATTTCCATGGGCCTATCGGTGGTGGTTCGTGTGACTATAAAAGATGGTACTTACCATGAGGACATTGGATATGGGTACATTGATAATGCCAAAAGCAAGGCCGCTGCGTACGAAAAGTGCAAGAAGGAAGCACTTACGGACGGCGTTAAGAGATGTCTCCGTTGTTTTGGGAACGTGTTGGGTAATTGTTTGTACGATAAGGCGTTGATGTCGAAATTGAGAGGAATTCCCAAGAATACCACAGACCTAGGAGAGAATGATTTGTACCGAGACGACACGTTTACAAAGATACGGGACCAGCGGCAACATACAACAAAGGTAAATATCATGCCGGGGAAAGAAAAGGCAGAGTACAAACAGAAAGTAGACCACAAGCAGACAACagacaaagaagaactGAGTGCAGGCCACAAACAGCCACCACCGACGGACCCAAAAGAGGCCACCCCCGCCACCAAGCAGGCTCCCGGCCAAGACGAATTCGACGACTCGTTTCTCTTCAGCGACGACGCGgaaatgaacaaaatcgaCGACTACGAAATGGAAATGATCATGAACAAAAGCGACAAAGAGAACGAGGAGCCCGACATCGACAACACATTCCACAAGACCAACGCACCCAAGGATGCAGTTGCCCCTCCAATTCCCTTCGAGGTGCCATTATTCGTAAGTGCCAAAAGAGCCGACCTCCTCAACACCACACCTTCAACCGACATCCCGCAGTTCGACCCCAAGTTCGTGTCCCCCAACATCCGCCGCACGTTGGACCCTACACGGTCAGCACCCGTGAGACGAAACGATATTTCTACGTCCCAGACCCCCAGTAAACCGCTT cctcaGTCGCACAAAACATTTTCAAGCCATATCATGAATCCTGGCATCGACTCACTTCTCCGTACCATTGGACCCTACAACGGCGCCCCCAATGAGTACAACTACGAGTTTGCCAAGCAGCAGCTCCGCTCCTCCAAGATATTGGTGATTGGGGCCGGCGGCTTGGGATGTGAAATCCTCAAGAACCTCGCGCTCACCGGCTTCACCGACATCCACATAATCGACATGGACCTGATCGACCTCAGCAACTTGAACCGCCAGTTTCTCTTTCGCAAAGAGgacatcaacaagtccaaggCCGAGGTAGCCGCCCGGTTTGTCAAGCTGCGGGTCAAGAACAGATTTCTCAAGATTGTTCCCTACTACGGGCGCATTCAGGACAAACCAGTGGAATACTATCAACAATTTAGTTGCATCATCTGCGGCCTCGACAGCGTGGAGGCACGGCGGTGGATTAACGCTACGGTGGTGGCGATGGTGGGTCCGGCCATGGAGAACCTCGTGCCCATCATCGATGGTGGTACCGAAGGGTTTCGTGGCCAGTCCCGTGTGATCATTCCTACCGTCACCTCGTGCTACGAGTGCACCCTTCACATGTTGACACCCAAAGTCACGTATCCCGTGTGCACCATCGCTAACACGCCACGGTTACCAGAGCATTGTATCGAGTGGGCCAGTGAGCTCGCGTGGGGGCAGAAGTTCTCCGTCAAGTTCGACGCCGATAACGAGCAGCACGTCGACTGGGTGTTTGAGCAGGCACAGGCCCGTGGCCGCCAGTTCCACATCGGCGGCATCACCCGGTCTTTGACTTTGGGGGTCGTCAAGAGCATCATCCCGTCCAttgcatccacaaatgccATCATTGCTGCTTCTTGTTGCAATGAAGCATTCAAGATTCTCACCGATAATAATGGCCATTTGGACAATTATATGATGTACTCGGGCGATGACCTGGTGTTTACGTATACTTTCGAAGCTGCCAAAAACCCTGGATGTCCTGTTTGTGGCACCCAGACCAAAACTGTCCGGTGCCAGAATTGGTGGACGCTAGAGACGTTTATCCTGGAGATGCGGACGATGCCAGAGCTCCAGGTGAAGAACCCGTCTCTATCGACAGCTGGTACCAAGCTTTACTTTGCGGCACCGCCGTCATTGTACGAGGCTACGAAGCAGAACTTGTGCAAGCGGGTGAAGGATCTCGTGAGCGAAGACGATGAGATTGCGATTACGGATCTGAGTTTGCCCATCAGCTTGCGggtcaagttggagtttgaGGGGCCGGAGAGCGAGCCGGCGAACATCGATGTGTTGGTATCGTAG
- a CDS encoding uncharacterized protein (EggNog:ENOG503P5RR; COG:A; BUSCO:EOG09265NHW) yields the protein MSGRERGSNRAMHTPIHTIFTCLQQRLTVSVWLYEQTQSRIEGKIRGFDEFMNIVLDDAIEVSTKDGSKEDLGRIMLKGDNITLISSLEL from the coding sequence ATGTCGGGCAGAGAAAGAGGATCCAACAGGGCCATGCATACGCCCATCCACACCATCTTCACGTGCTTGCAGCAGCGGTTGACGGTGTCGGTGTGGTTATACGAGCAGACACAATCGCGGATCGAGGGCAAAATCCGTGGGTTTGATGAGTTTATGAATATTGTTTTGGACGATGCGATTGAGGTTTCGACCAAGGATGGAAGTAAGGAAGACCTTGGGAGGATAATGCTCAAGGGTGATAACATTACGTTGATTTCGTCACTCGAGCTTTAG
- the MUS81 gene encoding Crossover junction endonuclease mus81 (COG:L; EggNog:ENOG503NUQ5), producing the protein MNAFPDNGDVKQLVVDWLHAQFEDASNKGYQSALVFSRALVYVKQFVDPIKDPKTLKSIQNVGDKTVANFSKHLVSYCKTNGYKVPESFDPEFNHFKRKETGESVEKPKKKRKLAQYVPRKRSGGYAILLALYFKDKTRSGLKKHEIIDVAAKYCDSSFNSNPSNNDFYSAWNSIKVLEKHELVSFTGRRTLWHITDEGIEVAKRLKVVEGLHSSPINEKVHVMSFDNGLHVSSDHSLSNSTGIELVSNPKDLLAPDWINSSKDMLPPDLLNSSPIKALPSPPKPTPPQPRHDSKKRLLNDIKYSIWYHDEYEVILIVDNREVRSRNDREYFENRFTTMGVKCEVRPLVVGDIAWIARHKKSGEEAILNTICERKRLDDLASSIKDGRFIEQKVRLTRSMMKRFYYLVEEGMSEISRLQNFTRNLQTAQSMTMIFSNFQLKKFKTLDETTAFLASLTDVIKEVNTEKKQKLIVMKPRVIKSQKQYGDIMEMFRHQFEERKYGSVYECCHLYSNFKESLAKSQMFTVKEMFLSMLLAIRGVSLERAQSIQQKFPTPKSLLDFFTANPNDATILSKAFTHEFGNKKIGKALSQKVYDIWGKR; encoded by the coding sequence ATGAATGCATTCCCTGATAACGGCGACGTCAAACAGTTGGTGGTCGACTGGCTCCACGCCCAGTTTGAGGATGCGTCCAACAAGGGATACCAACTGGCGCTTGTTTTCTCACGGGCGCTAGTGTACGTCAAGcagtttgtggatcccATCAAGGACCCCAAGACCCTCAAGCTGATCCAGAACGTAGGGGATAAAACGGTGGCCAATTTCCTGAAACACCTTGTTTCATACTGCAAGACCAATGGATATAAGGTCCCCGAGCTGTTTGACCCGGAGTTCAACCACTTCAAACGGAAAGAAACTGGTGAATCTGTCGAaaaacccaagaagaagcgGAAACTCGCCCAATATGTCCCCCGAAAGCGGTCGGGAGGCTACGCCATCCTCTTGGCGTTGTACTTTAAGGACAAGACCCGGTCGGGCTTGAAAAAACATGAAATCATAGACGTGGCTGCCAAATACTGTGATAGTTCTTTCAACAGTAACCCCAGCAACAATGATTTCTATTCAGCGTGGAACTCgatcaaggtgttggaaaaACACGAGTTGGTGTCGTTCACCGGCCGGCGCACGCTATGGCATATCACCGATGAAGGAATTGAGGTTGCCAAACggttgaaggtggtggaaggGTTGCACTCGTCTCCCATCAACGAAAAAGTACATGTGATGTCATTTGATAATGGTTTACACGTCTCATCCGACCACAGCTTGTCGAATAGCACTGGGATTGAGCTAGTGTCGAACCCCAAAGACTTGCTTGCCCCTGACTGgatcaattcttccaaagatatGCTTCCTCCAGACCTACTCAATTCTTCCCCCATCAAGGCTCTACCCTCGCCGCCAAAGCCCACACCGCCCCAGCCTCGCCATGACTCGAAGAAGCGGCTCCTAAATGATATCAAGTACTCCATATGGTACCACGATGAGTACGAGGTGATTCTAATCGTGGATAACCGTGAAGTTCGGTCCCGTAATGACAGAGAATACTTTGAAAATCGCTTTACCACCATGGGTGTCAAGTGTGAGGTGCGCccgttggtggtgggggaCATAGCGTGGATCGCCAGGCACAAGAAATCGGGGGAAGAAGCGATTTTAAACACCATTTGTGAGAGAAAAAGGCTTGATGACCTCGCCAGCTCCATTAAGGATGGTCGGTTCATCGAACAGAAGGTCAGACTCACCCGGTCGATGATGAAAAGGTTCTACTACTTGGTCGAAGAAGGAATGTCGGAGATTTCCCGATTACAGAACTTCACgagaaatcttcaaacGGCCCAGTCCATGACGATGATATTCTCTAACttccagttgaagaagtttaaAACCCTTGACGAAACCACCGCATTTTTGGCATCTCTTACCGACGTGATTAAGGAGGTGAACACtgagaagaaacagaaatTGATTGTAATGAAGCCTCGAGTCATAAAGAGCCAAAAGCAGTATGGAGACATCATGGAGATGTTCCGacaccaatttgaagagagaaaATATGGTTCTGTGTACGAGTGCTGCCACTTGTACTCgaacttcaaagaatcGTTGGCCAAGTCTCAGATGTTTACCGTCAAAGAAATGTTCTTGTCGATGCTTTTGGCGATTCGAGGAGTTTCGCTCGAGAGAGCCCAATCAATTCAACAGAAATTCCCTACCCCCAAACTGCTTTTGGACTTTTTCACGGCTAACCCCAATGATGCAACCATCTTGTCCAAGGCATTTACCCACGAATTTGGTAACAAAAAGATTGGTAAGGcattgctgcaaaaagtgTACGACATTTGGGGCAAACGCTAG
- a CDS encoding uncharacterized protein (COG:A; EggNog:ENOG503NXT9) translates to MGNRTLKYGGKSGILPKPRAIFKSNPIKPMTEQEKAHHASIEQGYADSVPLPVKKGFSFHRKVEPKKVVTVEERIRKTIDERTPKNVDTTQLKDEEIWKLKVGDIRREHLRTAYLKEYERLKKIDELEAKRAAEAKQAEQSKQEYEETEATKLTLPTIESYLQGPIMRQRTPTEQALLEHKRAFNRKSRELEVKESRAEQLLGLYHQASSFVTTEAQLEKAITEAFEIRLNKFNLSAMSVKDRLNGSKDSNVTLSENEDAILDAAHGQINRKPGLNVVRDTIDGELEKLKRQAEIAIHNNQY, encoded by the coding sequence ATGGGGAACCGCACATTAAAGTATGGAGGAAAGTCGGGTATCTTGCCCAAGCCTCGtgccatcttcaagtccaaccCTATAAAACCCATGacagaacaagaaaaagcCCATCACGCTTCCATCGAACAGGGTTATGCTGACTCTGTTCCTTTACCAGTTAAGAAAGGATTCTCCTTCCACCGCAAAGTTGAGCCTAAAAAAGTGGTGACGGTCGAAGAACGAATCAGAAAGACCATAGATGAAAGAACACCCAAGAATGTCGACACCACCCAGTTGAAGGACGAAGAAATATGGAAGTTGAAGGTAGGTGACATCCGCAGAGAGCATTTGAGAACCGCATACTTGAAAGAATACGAACGGTTGAAAAAGATCGATGAGTTGGAAGCCAAGCGTGCCGCCGAAGCCAAACAAGCGGAACAGAGCAAGCAGGAGTATGAAGAGACCGAAGCCACCAAATTGACCTTACCTACGATTGAATCGTATTTACAAGGGCCCATAATGAGACAAAGAACTCCTACGGAACAGGCATTGTTGGAACACAAACGAGCATTCAACAGAAAGAGCCGGGAGcttgaagtcaaagaaTCCAGGGCTGAGCAGTTGCTAGGTTTATACCACCAGGCCAGCAGCTTTGTCACCACGGAAGCCCAGTTGGAAAAAGCCATCACCGAAGCGTTTGAGATCaggttgaacaagttcaatttgTCGGCCATGTCTGTTAAAGACAGGTTAAACGGGTCAAAAGACTCTAACGTGACGTTGAGTGAGAACGAAGACGCCATTTTAGATGCTGCTCACGGACAAATCAACAGAAAACCCGGCTTGAATGTCGTCCGGGACACCATTGAcggtgaacttgaaaaactcaaacGCCAGGCTGAAATTGCCATTCACAACAACCAATACTAG
- the NDC1 gene encoding Nuclear pore complex subunit (COG:U; EggNog:ENOG503P2UZ) yields the protein MSEVSGKKRAAAYQELFAKVLHKRLKFVNNITALLAGFVCLALAFPYGKLWWNLVMIFAKGPIVFVALYIIKEVRSRTITVNYSHHRTLGSHFYNCVTGSSFWLSFIGYLASSLTLTTVFSVQIGLFTNYYIISKEYDVKPKANDQWVYSWFYSVVIAFVYTLQQFVFERNRLDFKYGISRVDPKSALTVKVPELLSHSVVINTVCVVSVPVVYWFSRAVLYRLGTVWLFVLGLDTRTPKLGLTFKTLVNLAYMSFNVIFAWEMVNHFFNVYASIGCLDGKKPISTYSSDPINTLLSGLRNTDPNNQLSKLTALQELAYISTVNTPEGVKLRTAIYSAHSTNRFIWPAILDECTILIKQTTQRINYRSSADAKVLQKSQLQVKDDIRSDQSGIFGNSFVMNTERLPDSNVRSYDELVDASKKVGAKPTQSNQQKYFELIDKHLLIPLNRLLASLLSESKAKDESVVVAKLKPVIKQVLNVVEVYRNNFLATSLGIPFRVSLKRDTESRVLNAVNYGNAVISVANLLVHAIEEDRNFSISNQHISDALNLLERPIRGCAVYVDHLPASVFLTLGQRKADVVHSKHLITLLHDLTLFNFKLLCVAYNYKLNDLLLSAPCFKLAKRVIDEEIATRQKK from the coding sequence ATGTCAGAGGTGAGTGGGAAAAAACGAGCCGCCGCGTATCAGGAGCTTTTTGCCAAGGTTTTACacaagagattgaagtttgtcaacaacatcaccgCGTTATTGGCCGGATTCGTGTGTTTGGCGTTGGCGTTTCCATACGGGAAGCTCTGGTGGAACCTTGTGATGATCTTTGCTAAAGGCCCTATTGTGTTTGTTGCTCTCTATATCATCAAGGAGGTACGTTCTCGGACCATAACGGTCAACTACTCACACCACCGAACCTTGGGTTCCCATTTTTACAACTGTGTCACCGGCCTGAGTTTCTGGTTGAGTTTCATTGGGTACTTGGCATCTTCATTGACGTTGACAACGGTGTTTCTGGTCCAGATCGGGTTGTTCACCAACTACTACATCATCTCCAAGGAATACGATGTGAAGCCCAAGGCCAACGACCAATGGGTATACCTGTGGTTCTATAGTGTTGTCATTGCGTTTGTGTACACTTTACAGcagtttgtgtttgaaagGAACAGACTCGATTTCAAGTACGGTATCAGCAGGGTGGACCCCAAGAGTGCTTTGACAGTGAAAGTACCGGAGTTATTGAGCCATTCGGTGGTCATCAACACTGTTTGTGTGGTGAGTGTGCCAGTGGTGTATTGGTTTTCTCGGGCTGTTTTGTATAGATTGGGAACCGTGTGGCTCTTCGTGTTAGGGTTGGACACTAGAACCCCTAAGTTGGGCTTGACGTTCAAAACGTTGGTAAACTTGGCATACATGTCGTTCAACGTGATATTCGCCTGGGAAATGGTCAACCATTTTTTCAACGTCTACGCTTCCATTGGGTGTTTGGACGGTAAGAAACCGATCAGCACCTACAGTTCGGACCCCATCAACACGTTGTTAAGTGGATTGCGGAACACAGATCCGAATAACCAGTTGAGCAAGTTGACTGCACTTCAAGAACTAGCATACATCTCGACCGTCAACACTCCTGAAGGTGTCAAGCTAAGAACCGCCATCTACAGTGCCCATTCTACCAACAGGTTTATCTGGCCCGCTATCTTGGACGAGTGCAcgattttgatcaaacagACCACACAAAGAATCAACTACAGGTCGAGCGCAGATGCGAAGGTACTACAAAAGAGCCAGCTCCAGGTGAAGGACGACATCAGGAGCGACCAGTCAGGGATTTTTGGCAACTCGTTCGTGATGAATACGGAGCGCCTACCAGACAGCAATGTCCGGCTGTAcgatgagttggtggaTGCTCTGAAAAAAGTGGGTGCAAAACCGACCCAATCGAATCAGCAAAAGTACTTTGAACTCATCGACAAGCATTTGTTGATACCCTTGAACCGCTTATTGGCGTCGCTCTTATCGGAGTCCAAAGCCAAGGAcgagtcggtggtggtggccaaaTTAAAGCCGGTGATCAAGCAGGTGTTGAACGTGGTGGAAGTATACagaaacaactttttggctACGAGCCTCGGAATACCGTTCAGGGTGTCGCTCAAAAGGGACACAGAAAGTCGGGTGTTGAACGCCGTCAACTACGGCAATGCAGTCATCTCGGTAGCTAATCTCTTGGTACATGCCATAGAAGAAGACCGTAATTTCAGCATCAGCAACCAGCACATCTCCGATGCGttgaatcttcttgaaaggCCTATTAGAGGATGTGCTGTGTACGTGGACCATTTGCCGGCATCAGTATTTTTGACGCTTGGGCAGCGGAAGGCCGATGTGGTGCACTCCAAACACTTGATCACACTATTGCATGATTTGACGTTATTCAATTTTAAGCTTCTTTGTGTGGCCTACAACtacaagttgaacgacttgCTTTTGTCTGCCCCATGCTTCAAATTAGCTAAACGAGTCATTGATGAGGAAATAGCCACTCGCCAGAAGAAGTAG
- the NHX1 gene encoding monovalent cation:H+ antiporter, CPA1 (nhx1) (EggNog:ENOG503NVXC; COG:P): MSSLVYFASKQLLKRALGDTLDDDLDDTPDVTTPDEGDDAENPVTEEIFSSWALFILLSLLCAALWSSYFLQQRRIKAIHETVLSIFYGMIVGLIIRVSPGHYIQDAVKFNSGYFFNILLPPIILNSGFELNQANFFSNIGTILTFAIPGTFISSLVLGIILYVWTAIGLDGVSLEFVDALAVGATLSATDPVTILSIFNAYKVDPKLYTIIFGESLLNDAISIVMFETCQKFHGKPVHFSSFFEGIGLFLMTFTISTIIGIFIGIMVALILKHSHIRRYPQIETCLVLLFAYVSYFFSNGAHMSGIVSLLFCGITLKHYAYYNMSRRTQIATKYIFQLLAQLSENFIFIYLGLSLFTEVELVFKPLLIIVTFLSICVARWAAVFPLSRLLNFLYKAKFKEFTNRNYVNGGISSQSVPDEISHSYQMMIFWAGLRGAVGVALAMGLQGEAKWALLATVLVVVVLTVILFGGSTASMLEILGIKTGVEQHLDSDDEFDIEAPRLPLSHNPTPSSSTQNVILGNRRFNEPFTRSQTSNHNLYKEENIRSRNDSNASLSRKTSNVSLSSATREDDDDDVPVSDNDDLLAGLEAGGPSSLNVASTNNSGVLSAFLSAEEHARWFTRFDEEVLKPVLLDTIPKRNNDSNNP, translated from the coding sequence ATGTCAAGTCTAGTATACTTTGCATCTAAGCAATTGCTAAAGCGAGCCCTCGGGGACACGCTCGACGACGACCTCGACGACACGCCGGACGTGACAACCCCCGACGAGGGCGACGATGCCGAAAACCCCGTCACGGAGGAGATTTTTTCCTCATGGGCGCTCTTTATCCTACTTTCCCTTTTGTGTGCTGCATTGTGGTCATCGTACTTTCTCCAGCAGCGACGCATCAAGGCCATCCACGAGACGGTTCTTTCGATTTTCTACGGGATGATCGTGGGATTGATCATCCGGGTTAGCCCTGGTCATTATATTCAAGATGCGGTTAAGTTCAACTCTGGttacttcttcaacatcttgtTACCACCGATTATTTTGAACTCCGGCTTCGAGTTGAACCAggccaacttcttcagcaaCATTGGCACCATCCTCACGTTTGCCATTCCGGGGACTTTCATTAGTTCGTTGGTGTTAGGGATCATTTTGTATGTTTGGACCGCCATAGGTTTAGACGGCGTAAgtcttgagtttgtggacgCATTGGCGGTGGGAGCCACCTTGTCAGCCACTGATCCAGTGACCATCTTGTCAATTTTCAACGCGTACAAAGTGGACCCCAAGTTGTATACGATTATTTTCGGGGAGAGTTTGTTGAACGATGCCATCTCCATTGTCATGTTCGAGACATGTCAGAAGTTCCACGGCAAGCCCGTGCACTTCCTGTCGTTCTTTGAGGGTATCggtttgttcttgatgaccTTCACCATCTCCACCATCATAGGTATCTTCATCGGTATCATGGTGgccttgatcttgaaacaCAGCCATATCAGACGGTATCCACAGATCGAGACGTGTTTAGTGCTCTTGTTCGCCTACGTGTCGtacttcttctccaatggGGCCCACATGTCGGGAATTGTGTCGTTGTTGTTCTGTGGAATCACCTTGAAACACTATGCATATTACAACATGTCCAGAAGAACCCAGATTGCAACCAAGTACATCTTCCAGTTGTTGGCCCAGTTGTCGGAGaatttcattttcatctACTTGGGTCTCTCGTTGTTCACCGAggtggagttggtgttCAAGCCATTGTTGATCATTGTGACGTTTCTCTCTATTTGTGTGGCCAGGTGGGCGGCTGTGTTCCCGTTGTCACGGCTCCTTAACTTTTTGTAcaaggccaagttcaaggagttCACGAACCGTAACTACGTGAATGGTGGCATCTCGTCACAGCTGGTGCCGGACGAAATCTCCCACTCGTACCAGATGATGATCTTTTGGGCCGGTTTGCGGGGGGCCGTCGGAGTGGCCTTGGCCATGGGTCTTCAGGGCGAGGCAAAATGGGCTCTTTTGGCGacggtgttggtggtggtggtgttgacgGTCATTTTGTTTGGTGGGTCTACCGCGTCCATGTTGGAGATTTTGGGGATCAAGACCGGGGTGGAACAGCACCTCGATTCCGACGATGAATTTGATATCGAGGCTCCCCGGCTCCCGCTTTCCCATAACCCCACACCGTCATCGTCGACTCAAAACGTCATTTTGGGTAACCGCAGGTTCAACGAGCCGTTTACTCGGTCGCAAACCTCCAACCATAACCTTTACAAAGAGGAAAACATCCGATCCCGCAACGATTCCAATGCCAGTCTCAGCAGAAAGACATCCAACGTCAGTCTCTCGAGCGCTACTCGTGAAgacgacgacgatgacGTTCCTGTTAGCGATAACGACGATTTGCTCGCGGGCCTTGAGGCTGGAGGACCCAGCTCCCTCAACGTCGCCAGCACAAACAATAGCGGTGTGCTATCTGCGTTTTTGAGTGCCGAGGAGCATGCCAGATGGTTCACCAGGTTTGATGAAGAGGTTTTGAAACCTGTGTTACTAGACACCATCCCCAAAAGAAATAATGACAGTAACAATCCATGA